The Desulfuromonadales bacterium region ACGACGGGGTCGATGGGCTGAAAAAGCTGTCGAGTGACAAATTCGACCTGATTTTCACCGACATCAACATGCCGATCATGGACGGACTCAAACTGGTGAGCCTGGTGCGCAACGATGCAGGCTACAAGCAGGTGCCGATCGTCATCATTACCACCGAAGGGGCGAGCGAAGACCGGGAGCGCGCTCTGGCGCTGGGTGCAAACGATTATATCACCAAACCGATACAGACCACCCAGATACTCGACGTCGCCAAGCGTCTGCTCAACCTCGGCGCCTGACCGCCGTCCCCGCCGGCCGGTAAGCGTCTTCCCTGGTGAGGGTTGACAACTGCCGTGCCTGTTATGTTAAATATCCGGGTTCGACCGACTGTTGCCGGTCTGCCTTTTTCTGACCACCATGGAGGCTCTTTTGGCAAAAGAAGAAGCAATCGAAGTCGAGGGAAAAGTCCTCGAACCTCTCCCCAACGCCATGTTCCGGGTTGAACTGGACAACGGCCACATCGTGCTGGCTCATATCTCCGGCAAAATGCGCAAGTTTTACATCCGCATCCTTCCCGGTGACCGCGTGACTGTGGAACTCTCTCCCTACGACCTGACCCGTGGACGGATCACCTACCGGGAAAAATAGGCCCGTTCATCACTGCCCCGCCGGACCTTGCGCGTTCTGTCCTGCAGCCACGGCAGGCCGGCGGCCTCAGCATTCGTGGCTGGATGCGATTTTTTAAATTGAGGGCAACTGATACCGGCACAAGCCGGTATTCCTGTTTCTTACCGGCGGCCGTCCGGTCGCGGAGGACCTATGCAAGAGCGCTACAACGCCGGGGCAATCGAAAGCAAGTGGCAGAAAGCCTGGGAAGAACGCAGTACGTTCAAGGTTGCCGAGACCCCAGGCAAGGAAAAATTCTACCTGCTGGAGATGTTCCCCTATCCCTCCGGCCGCATTCACATGGGGCACGTGCGCAACTATTCCATTGGCGACGTCGTGGCCCGCTTCAAGCGCCTGCAGGGTTACAACGTCCTGCATCCCATGGGCTGGGACGCCTTCGGCATGCCGGCCGAGAATGCCGCTATCCAGCACGGCACCCATCCGGCCAGGTGGACCTACGAGAACATCGACAACATGCGCGCCCAGCTCAAGAAGATGGGGCTCTCCTACGACTGGGACCGGGAGCTGGCGACCTGCGATGTCGACTACTACAAGTGGGAGCAGCTGATCTTCCTGCGCATGTTCGAGCGGGGGCTGGCCTACAAGAAGAGCTCCTTCGTCAACTGGTGTCCGGACTGCCGGACCGTTCTGGCCAACGAGCAGGTGGAGGACGGTTGCTGCTGGCGTTGCGACAACGAAGTCGAGCAGAAGGAGCTGGAGCAGTGGTTCTTCAAAATCACCGACTATGCTGAAGAACTGCTCGACTGGACCTTCCGGCTGCCGGGCTGGCCGGAGCCCGTGCTGATCATGCAACGCAACTGGATCGGCCGCTCCACCGGCTGTGAAATCGACTTCCCGCTGGAGCATTCGCTCAAGAAGATCCGCGTCTTCACCACCCGGCAGGATACCCTCTACGGCGCCACCTTCATGAGCCTGGCCCCGGAACATCCCATGGCTCTCGAGCTGGCGACCGACGGGCAGCGGCCTGCCGTCGAGGAGTTCATTGCCCGCGTCAGACGGCAAGAGAAAGCCAGACGGACCAGTGAGGATTTCGAGAAAGAAGGGGTCTTTACCGGCTCCTGGTGCATCAATCCGGTGACCAGGAAAAGGATGCCGATCTACCTGGCCAACTTTGTCCTGATGGATTACGGCACCGGCGCGGTGATGGCGGTCCCCACCCACGATCAGCGCGATTTCGAGTTTGCCCGCAAATACGACCTGCCGCTGACGGTGGTCATCCAACCGGAAGGACCGGCCCTCGATCCGGCGGCCATGGCCGAGGCCTGGACCGGGCCCGGCACCTTGGTTCATTCGGCAGCCTTCGACGGTCTGGGGAACGAAGCAGCCAAGGAGGCGATCGCCGACTACCTGCAGAAGGAAGGGATCGGCAAGAAGACGGTGAACTATCGCCTGCGCGACTGGGGCGTGTCGCGCCAGCGTTACTGGGGTACTCCGATCCCGATCATCTACTGTGATGTCTGTGGTACGGTTCCGGTCCCCGAGCAGGACCTGCCGGTCATTCTTCCCCGGGATGTCGAATTGACCGGCGAGGGGGGGAGCCCGCTGGCCAAGAGCAGCGCCTTCGTCAACGTCACCTGCCCCCAGTGCGGCGAGGCGGCCCGCCGCGAAACCGACACCTTCGACACCTTTGTCGAGAGCTCCTGGTATTTCGCCCGCTATGCCTGCCCGGATTTCCCCTCGGCGCCGGTTGACCGCCAGGCTGCCGAGTACTGGCTGCCGGTCGACCAGTACATCGGCGGGATCGAGCATGCCGTCATGCATCTGCTCTACGCCCGCTTCTTCACCAAGGTCATGCGCGATCTCGGCATGATGAACGTCGACGAACCCTTCGCCAATCTCCTGACCCAGGGGATGGTTTGCATGGAAACCAGCGCCTGTCCGCAGCACGGCTGGCTCTACCCGGAGGAGGTGACCGACGGCCGTTGCACAAAGTGTGGAGCGGCGGCCATCGTTGGGCGTAATGAGAAGATGAGCAAGTCAAAGAAAAACGTGGTCGACCCCGACAAACTCATCAACCGCTTCGGGGCCGACACCGCCCGGCTCTTCTCTCTCTTCGCCGCCCCGCCGGAAAAGGACCTGGAGTGGAATGAACAGGGGGTGGAGGGGTGTTCCCGCTTCCTCAACCGTGTCTGGCGGGTTGTCTACGACAATCTCGAGCTGATTGCCGACAGCGGTCCTGTCGGCACGGCCGAAGGGGAGGGGCGGACCCTGCACCGTCTGACCCATCGCACCATCAAGAAGGTTACCGAAGATATTGACGGGCGGTTCCATTTCAACACGGCCATCGCTGCCGTCATGGAATTGGTCAACGCCATCTACGCCTTCGAAGGCAAGGCTCGTCAGCCGGCCGTTCTGCGCGAGGCACTGGAGACGGTCGTTCGCCTGCTGGCCCCTTTTGTCCCGCATCTAGCTGAGGAGCTCTGGAATTGTCTGGGGAACGACGAGGGAATCGAGCGGGCCGGCTGGCCGGCATGGGACGCGGCGGCCCTGATCGAAGACGTGAAAGTCATCGTCGTTCAGGTCAACGGCAAGGTGCGAGGCAAGATTTCGGTCGCTGCCGACGCCGACGAAGAGACGGTCAAGCAGGCGGCTTTAACCGAAGAGAATGTGGCTCGTTTCATCGCCGGCAAGACCGTGAACAAGGTTGTCGTCGTTCCGGGCCGACTGGTCAGCGTGGTGACCGCATGAGAACCTTTGGCCTGTTGCTCGCGGCCTTGCTGCTGCTTGGCGGTTGCGGCTATCATCTTTCCGGCCGCAGCAGCAACCTGCCGTCCGACGTGCAGTCGCTCTATATTGAACTGTTCAGCAACCGAACCACCGAGCCGTTTCTCGAAAACAGCATCACCGACAGCGTGATTGCCCGTTTCGCCCGTAACCGTCCCCTGCGTCTGGTCGAGAAACGGGATAGCGCCGATGCTGTTCTCTCCGGTGTTGTCACCGCCTATGGCACCTCACCGATTTCTTACGACCGCAACGACGTGATCACCGAGTACCGTTCTACCCTGACCATAGCCGTCACGCTGCGGCAGGCTTCGGATGATCGCATTCTCTGGAAAGGCAGCATCGACTGGTCGGAAGAATATCCAGCCAACCTCGACAAGGGTGTTCAGGAGGACAACGAGGCCGTCGCCATTGCCGTGATCGCCGACCGACTGGCTCAGGAGCTTTATTTCCGGATCATGGAAAACTTCTGAGGCCCCGCTGGCAGACCCATGACCTACGCTGAATTGAACCGGGCCATCGAGGGACGGAGCGTTCCCTCTCTGCTGTTTCTCTACGGCGAGGAGACCTTTCTTCTCGACCGAACGCTTCAGCGTCTGCGTGACGTCTTCGTGCCGGCTGAGGCCCGGGATTTCAATTACAACCTCTATCACGGCAAGGAAACGCCTGCCGAGGTCATTCTCGATACGGCTCTCACCCTGCCGGTCTTCAACCCCCACCGTCTCGTCCTGGTGAAGGAGGCGCAGAACCTCTCCGCCGCCAGTTTCGATGACTTTCTTCCTTATCTGGACGATCCGGCGCCGGAAACGATCCTCGTTTTTACCGCCGACAAGATCGACGGCCGCAAAAAATTCTTTCAGGAATTCAAGAAACGCGGCGTTTTGATTGAATTCAAGCGCCTCTACGACAACCAGATTCCCACTTTCGTCAGAGAACAGGCGAAAGCGGCCGGTCGTTCCTTGACCGAGGATGCCATGGCGCTATTCTGTCGCCGGGTGGGGAGCAACCTGCAGGAGGTTCACAGCGAGCTCACCAAGCTGTTTGCCTATCTCGGCGAGCGCACCCTGGTTGATGCCGCCGACGTTGCCGCCGTTGTTTCCGACACCCGGATCGACAGTATTTTCGATTTGACCAATGCCCTCGGCGGCAGGGAGAAGGGAGAAGCGCTCAGGCTTTTGGCTCGACTGCTCGATGAAGGTGGCGTGCCGCTGGTGTTGCTGACCATGATGGTGCGGCACTTCCGTCAGCTCTGGAAAATCAGTGAACTGCTCGACCAAGGGGGCGGCACCAAGGAGATCGCCCGCCGTGCAGGGGTCAACCCTTATTTTGTCGATGGTCTGGTGGCCCAGGCGGGGCGTTTCTCGCCGGCCCGTTATCGGCGAATCTTCGCGCTTTTTCTGGATGCCGACCTGGCGCTAAAATCCAGTGGCGCGCACCCGGCAGCCATGCTGGAGAAGCTGGTCCTGGATGTCATGGCAGACGCCGGCACGGAGGTGTCCGGGAAATAAAAAAAGGGGCCGTAACGGCCCCTTTACGCTGTCTTTTATGTTTTGGCCGGTTCAGGCGAGGGCGTGAACCAGTTTGCTGAGCCGGGAAATCTTGCGGCTGGCGGTCGCCTTGTGAATCACCCCTTTACTGGCAGCCTTGTCGATGAAGGGGACGGCGCGGACAAGGGCCGAGCGGGCAGCTTCCCCGTCGCCGGCAGCGACGGCCTCGCGGACCTGCTTGACATAAGTCCGCATGGTGGACCGGATGTGGGTGTTGCGGGCATTGCGAACTTCGTTCTGACGATTTCTCTTGATGGCAGACTTGTGATTGGCCAAGGTTTTATCCTCCACGGTAAGTTGATGTTTGCTGGTCATATTAACGGAGACATTTTTAACATGCCGGGTTGTCCGAGTCAAGATAAAAAAATTCAAATCTATGTTAATAAACTGCGCTAAAACAGTCTGTTGCAGTGGTAAGCCATTGTATTAACAAAAAATAATCCCATCCGGCGGCGTAATGGCAGCAGCCTGCTGAAGTTTTCTGTATCGATTGCACACCATCATTGACGGTGAACTGAAAAGAGCAAGTCAAGATGTCTGAGAAGAAGCAGATTTCGAAAGCGACAGGTGTCATGGGGGTCGCCACCGGCCTGAGCCGCGTCGCCGGCCTGGTGCGAGACATCGTGGTCGCCGGCCTTTTTGGAGCCGGCTTTGCCACGGACGCTTTTTTCATGGCGTTTACCATCCCCAACCTGCTGCGCCGCTTTTTTGCCGAAGGCTCCCTGACCGCTGCCTTCGTGCCGACCTTTGCCGATGTCTATCACCGTCAGGGGGAGGTGGAGGCGCGGCGGGTGGCCAGCATCTGCTGGACCCTGCTGCTGATCGTCATGGCGGCGGTGACGGTGCTGGGAATCCTCTGCTCGCCTTGGCTCGTCCGCGCCATCGGTTTCGGATTCGCCGAAGTCGAGGGAAAGCTCGGGCTGACCGACTACCTCAACCGCCTGATGTTCCCCTATATCTTTTTCGTCAGCCTGCTGGCGCTGCTGACCGGCGTGCTGAATGTCCTTGGCCACTACTTCCTGCCGGCTCTCTCGCCGGTCTTTCTCAACCTGTCGATGATCGGCTGCGCCGTGCTGCTGGCACCGGCCTTCGAAGTGCCGATTACCGCCCTGGCGGTCGGCGTCCTGCTTGGCGGCGCGTTGCAGCTGCTGCTGCAGCTTCCCGCCCTGCATCGGAAAGGGATTCGCCTGCGGCTCGATTTCGGCTTCCGCCACCCGGCCGTCGTCCGCATCGCCCGGCTGATGCTGCCGGGGCTGATCGGGGTGGCGATCTACCAGATCAACGTCGTGGTAAGCCGGCTGCTCGCTTCCTTTCTGCCCGAGGGGAGCGTCTCCTACCTCTATTACGGGCAGCGCCTGTTCGAGTTCCCGCAGGGCATTTTCATCGTCTCCCTGGCCCAGGCCGTCCTACCCTCGATGAGCCGCCAGGCGGCGCTGCACGATGAGGCGGGGCTCAAGGAGTCGCTGCGCTTTGCCCTGGCGCTGATCGTGCTGGTGACGCTGCCCGCCGCGGTAGGCCTGATGCTCTGTGCCGTGCCGGCCTACAGCCTCTTCTTCATGGGCGGGGCCTTCAGCTTCGAGGACGTGCGGCAGACGGCACTGGCTCTGGCCGCCTACGCCCCCGGCCTGCTCTTCGTCGGGGTGAGCCGGGTGGTGGTGCCGACTTTCTACGCCATGCAGGACACCCGAACGCCGGTCTGGATCTCGTTCTGGACCCTGCTGGCCAACGCCGGGCTCGGCCTGCTTCTCATGGGGCCGCTGCGGCATACCGGTCTGGCCCTCGCCCTGACCCTCTCGTCGGTCTTCAATGCACTGGTGCTGATCTGGGCCCTGCGGCGCAAGATCGGCCGCCTCGGACTCGCGTCCGTCGGCACCTCGTTTCTGCGCCTCCTGCCGCTGACGGCGCTGATGGCTGCGGTCGTCTGGGGCATCCTCGGCTATGGAGAGTGGAGCGCTGCCGGCGGCCGCTGGCTCAAGGGGATGGTGCTGGGCGGGGCGTTGCTCGCCGGCATGGCGGTCTATGCCGGCGGCTGCCTGCTGCTGCGGATTCCCGAGGCGACCGAGGCAGCGGCGCTCTTCCGGCGCAAGCTGCTGCGCAGGGGGTAAAGGGATGCTGGAGACCGGTCTCGCATACCACCTCTGGCAGGCGCCGATCGGTTGGCTCGGTCTGGTTTGCGGAAAGGAGCGCCTGGTGGAAATTGTCTCAGAACCGCAGGCGACGGCCGTACGTGAGCGTATCGCACGGCTCTGCCCGGAAGCGCGAGCGCAGTGCTCCGCGGTCTGCGCAGAGGCGGTCCGGCAACTGGATGATTATTTTCACGGCCGCCGCCGTTGTTTCGAGCTGCCCCTGGCGCTGGATACGCTCACCCCCTTTACGGCCCGGGTGCTGCATACCCTGGCACAGGTCCCTTTCGGCTCGACGCTGACCTACGGGGAACTGGCCATGCTGGCCGGCTTCCCGCGCGCCGCCAGGGCCGTCGGCCGGGTTATGGCGACCAACCCCTTTCCCATCATAATTCCCTGCCACCGCGTGCTCGGCGCCGGCGGCAAGATGACGGGCTACTCCGGGGGGGAGGGGATCGCCACCAAACAGTGGCTGCTGCGCTTCGAGGCGGAAAAACTCTTGATTGCCGATGGGTAGCGGAAGGTTCCGATCCCCTCGTGCTCACGAGACATCCAGAGGGAGTTGCTGACCTTACTTTTTCGGCGGAGGACAGTCCATGATCGACACGTCTGTCAGCTACAGATATCACCTGCTCCTGCTTGCCGGCCTGGCGCTGGTCTTTCTCTGGTCGGCCGTCGAGCCGGCGGACCGCTTCACCTGGGTTCTCGAGGTACTCCCCGCCGTCATCGGGGTCATCGTCCTGATGGCGACCATTCGCCGGTTTCCCCTCACCGACCTCCTCTACCTGTTGATCTGGCTGCATGCGGTGATTCTGCTCGTCGGTGGTCACTACACCTATGCCGAAGTTCCCCTGTTCAACTGGCTCCGTGACAGTTTCGATCTGCAGCGCAATTACTACGACCGTGTCGGCCACTTTGCCCAGGGGTTCGTCCCGGCCATGATCGCTCGGGAGATCCTGCTGCGCACTTCGCCGCTGCAGCCGGGGAAATGGCTGTTCTTCATCGTTTCCTGCATCTGCCTGGCGATCAGCGCCGGTTATGAGTTCATCGAATGGTGGGTCGCAGTGGGCACCGGCACGGCCGCCGAGGCCTTTCTCGGCACGCAGGGGGATATATGGGACACGCAGTGGGACATGTTCCTGGCACTGTGCGGGGCGATCATCGCGCAGTTGACACTCTCCGGCGTGCATAGTCGACAGTTGGACAAGTTATTGAGGCCAGTCCGGTAAGAAGATTCTATGGTAACGAAATTAAAGCATCATCACAGAGACCTCAGAGCGGGAAACTGAGCAGACAGAGATAAAAGAACAGGGATATCCCTCTGTGATCTCTGGATATTTTCGGCGCTCAGTGGGGAAAGCTTCTGGCTTTTTATGAACCCAGGCCCGTGCAAGTCCTCTTTGACGGTCTGCATGGACTCAGTCGGCGAGTCGACCGGTCTGGCGCAGCGCTTCGTAGAGGATGATGCCGGCGGCCGTCGAGAGGTTGAGGCTGCGGACCAGAGGGGAAAAGATGGGGATGCGGATGCCGCACTCCGGGTGGGCGTCGAGCAGCTCTTCGGGCAGGCCTTGCGTCTCCTTTCCGAAGACGAGAAAATCACCGGCCCGAAAATCCGCCTCGATGTGGGATTTGCGGGCTTTTTTCGAAGTGTACCACCAGCGGCCGTCCGGATGCGCCGCCTGCAGTAGCGCCAGTGAATCCCAGCGACGCACATCGATGGCCGGCCAGTAATCAAGGCCGGCCCGGCGCAGTTGGCGGTCGTCTATGGCGAAGCCAAGCGGGCCGACGAGGTGCAGTATGGTGCCGGTGGCTCCGCAGAGACGGGCGATGTTGCCGGTGTTGGGCGGGATCTCCGGCTCGATCAAAACGATGTGGAAAGGAACGGCTTCCTTCATGGTCTTCCCGGCTTGTCCCGCCAGCGCCGGTGCACCCAGAACCACTGGTGGGGATCCTTGCGGACGGCCGCTTCGATGCATGAGGTGAGCCGCGCCGTTTGTTCGACGATGGCCTCGGGGGTGGGGTCGTTGGGGAGGCGAAGTGCCGGTTCGAAATAGACCCGGTAGCGATCGTCTCCGGTGCGGTAGGTGAATGCCGGCACGATCGGTACGTCGTATTTCATGGCAATCTGGGTGATGATCGGAGTGGTGTAGGCCGGGCGGCCGAAGAAATCGACCTTGACCGATGTCTTCGGCGAGGTGTGCTGGTCGAGCAGGACGCAGACCACGCGCTTCTCGGCAAGAGAACGGACAATTTTGCGTGCCCCCTGGCGGGCGTCGATGACGCGCCCGCCGCCAGCCTCGCGAAGCTTCTCGAAGTGCCGGCCGATGTAGGGGTTACGCATCTGTTTGGCGACAAAATCGGCGGGAAAGCCGAGTGCGCCGAGAAAGAAGGTGCCGACCTCCCAGAAG contains the following coding sequences:
- a CDS encoding DUF2238 domain-containing protein, whose translation is MIDTSVSYRYHLLLLAGLALVFLWSAVEPADRFTWVLEVLPAVIGVIVLMATIRRFPLTDLLYLLIWLHAVILLVGGHYTYAEVPLFNWLRDSFDLQRNYYDRVGHFAQGFVPAMIAREILLRTSPLQPGKWLFFIVSCICLAISAGYEFIEWWVAVGTGTAAEAFLGTQGDIWDTQWDMFLALCGAIIAQLTLSGVHSRQLDKLLRPVR
- a CDS encoding lysophospholipid acyltransferase family protein, which codes for MSNSHYKNYFEYALFLALNAVARVLPRRLALKLGAGIGSLTPYLLPRRRQIAHANLRRAYPEKSEAEIRAIMAKMFRHLGKSGFEMLLVDRFKAGHDLESFFEIHGLENLHDAYALDRGVFLLSGHIGFWEVGTFFLGALGFPADFVAKQMRNPYIGRHFEKLREAGGGRVIDARQGARKIVRSLAEKRVVCVLLDQHTSPKTSVKVDFFGRPAYTTPIITQIAMKYDVPIVPAFTYRTGDDRYRVYFEPALRLPNDPTPEAIVEQTARLTSCIEAAVRKDPHQWFWVHRRWRDKPGRP
- the murJ gene encoding murein biosynthesis integral membrane protein MurJ produces the protein MSEKKQISKATGVMGVATGLSRVAGLVRDIVVAGLFGAGFATDAFFMAFTIPNLLRRFFAEGSLTAAFVPTFADVYHRQGEVEARRVASICWTLLLIVMAAVTVLGILCSPWLVRAIGFGFAEVEGKLGLTDYLNRLMFPYIFFVSLLALLTGVLNVLGHYFLPALSPVFLNLSMIGCAVLLAPAFEVPITALAVGVLLGGALQLLLQLPALHRKGIRLRLDFGFRHPAVVRIARLMLPGLIGVAIYQINVVVSRLLASFLPEGSVSYLYYGQRLFEFPQGIFIVSLAQAVLPSMSRQAALHDEAGLKESLRFALALIVLVTLPAAVGLMLCAVPAYSLFFMGGAFSFEDVRQTALALAAYAPGLLFVGVSRVVVPTFYAMQDTRTPVWISFWTLLANAGLGLLLMGPLRHTGLALALTLSSVFNALVLIWALRRKIGRLGLASVGTSFLRLLPLTALMAAVVWGILGYGEWSAAGGRWLKGMVLGGALLAGMAVYAGGCLLLRIPEATEAAALFRRKLLRRG
- the holA gene encoding DNA polymerase III subunit delta, producing the protein MTYAELNRAIEGRSVPSLLFLYGEETFLLDRTLQRLRDVFVPAEARDFNYNLYHGKETPAEVILDTALTLPVFNPHRLVLVKEAQNLSAASFDDFLPYLDDPAPETILVFTADKIDGRKKFFQEFKKRGVLIEFKRLYDNQIPTFVREQAKAAGRSLTEDAMALFCRRVGSNLQEVHSELTKLFAYLGERTLVDAADVAAVVSDTRIDSIFDLTNALGGREKGEALRLLARLLDEGGVPLVLLTMMVRHFRQLWKISELLDQGGGTKEIARRAGVNPYFVDGLVAQAGRFSPARYRRIFALFLDADLALKSSGAHPAAMLEKLVLDVMADAGTEVSGK
- the leuS gene encoding leucine--tRNA ligase, producing the protein MQERYNAGAIESKWQKAWEERSTFKVAETPGKEKFYLLEMFPYPSGRIHMGHVRNYSIGDVVARFKRLQGYNVLHPMGWDAFGMPAENAAIQHGTHPARWTYENIDNMRAQLKKMGLSYDWDRELATCDVDYYKWEQLIFLRMFERGLAYKKSSFVNWCPDCRTVLANEQVEDGCCWRCDNEVEQKELEQWFFKITDYAEELLDWTFRLPGWPEPVLIMQRNWIGRSTGCEIDFPLEHSLKKIRVFTTRQDTLYGATFMSLAPEHPMALELATDGQRPAVEEFIARVRRQEKARRTSEDFEKEGVFTGSWCINPVTRKRMPIYLANFVLMDYGTGAVMAVPTHDQRDFEFARKYDLPLTVVIQPEGPALDPAAMAEAWTGPGTLVHSAAFDGLGNEAAKEAIADYLQKEGIGKKTVNYRLRDWGVSRQRYWGTPIPIIYCDVCGTVPVPEQDLPVILPRDVELTGEGGSPLAKSSAFVNVTCPQCGEAARRETDTFDTFVESSWYFARYACPDFPSAPVDRQAAEYWLPVDQYIGGIEHAVMHLLYARFFTKVMRDLGMMNVDEPFANLLTQGMVCMETSACPQHGWLYPEEVTDGRCTKCGAAAIVGRNEKMSKSKKNVVDPDKLINRFGADTARLFSLFAAPPEKDLEWNEQGVEGCSRFLNRVWRVVYDNLELIADSGPVGTAEGEGRTLHRLTHRTIKKVTEDIDGRFHFNTAIAAVMELVNAIYAFEGKARQPAVLREALETVVRLLAPFVPHLAEELWNCLGNDEGIERAGWPAWDAAALIEDVKVIVVQVNGKVRGKISVAADADEETVKQAALTEENVARFIAGKTVNKVVVVPGRLVSVVTA
- a CDS encoding tRNA (cytidine(34)-2'-O)-methyltransferase — protein: MKEAVPFHIVLIEPEIPPNTGNIARLCGATGTILHLVGPLGFAIDDRQLRRAGLDYWPAIDVRRWDSLALLQAAHPDGRWWYTSKKARKSHIEADFRAGDFLVFGKETQGLPEELLDAHPECGIRIPIFSPLVRSLNLSTAAGIILYEALRQTGRLAD
- a CDS encoding methylated-DNA--[protein]-cysteine S-methyltransferase; protein product: MLETGLAYHLWQAPIGWLGLVCGKERLVEIVSEPQATAVRERIARLCPEARAQCSAVCAEAVRQLDDYFHGRRRCFELPLALDTLTPFTARVLHTLAQVPFGSTLTYGELAMLAGFPRAARAVGRVMATNPFPIIIPCHRVLGAGGKMTGYSGGEGIATKQWLLRFEAEKLLIADG
- a CDS encoding LptE family protein; protein product: MRTFGLLLAALLLLGGCGYHLSGRSSNLPSDVQSLYIELFSNRTTEPFLENSITDSVIARFARNRPLRLVEKRDSADAVLSGVVTAYGTSPISYDRNDVITEYRSTLTIAVTLRQASDDRILWKGSIDWSEEYPANLDKGVQEDNEAVAIAVIADRLAQELYFRIMENF
- the infA gene encoding translation initiation factor IF-1; translated protein: MEALLAKEEAIEVEGKVLEPLPNAMFRVELDNGHIVLAHISGKMRKFYIRILPGDRVTVELSPYDLTRGRITYREK
- the rpsT gene encoding 30S ribosomal protein S20 encodes the protein MANHKSAIKRNRQNEVRNARNTHIRSTMRTYVKQVREAVAAGDGEAARSALVRAVPFIDKAASKGVIHKATASRKISRLSKLVHALA
- a CDS encoding response regulator translates to DGVDGLKKLSSDKFDLIFTDINMPIMDGLKLVSLVRNDAGYKQVPIVIITTEGASEDRERALALGANDYITKPIQTTQILDVAKRLLNLGA